From Scylla paramamosain isolate STU-SP2022 unplaced genomic scaffold, ASM3559412v1 Contig3, whole genome shotgun sequence, a single genomic window includes:
- the LOC135096231 gene encoding major facilitator superfamily domain-containing protein 6-A-like codes for MKLKIDMKLLPIKAHFFLLFAGTAPMLPFLPVYIRQQGISPTGISLIYTVLPFLGLVSKGLSGFLSDWLRIHRTVFLSSIVVCALGFFSIYFCPPMPRESDPKLASLNMTCGDLGSDLTFCDPSQRCARDDYLATLPSDLLVTCQIQCQQQQRPPPPPPPPSPGTEEKRERAEQQQQQQQQQQQQQQLQQLCLLWDVQPCPDKLNMSVVTSIGSFKRTFHCTSFPVANLTVEGQELEDLTCPVNTTNTTTVTPTVTCQATCDDPALMTFLGAPPTKAPSTYEEVIGHVQFWLHMICMVVAWAGLAVCVVMSDTICFQLLGAQGDRYGEQRLFGSLGWGTLVVITGALIDYASLGQTEKDYTPAFVLSLAILFIDLLAATRLEVEGREKEVGANAGTVVRLICEPRIVLFILCCVVVGVSTGILWTYQLMLVEDVAFAWDCHFSHLKLLQGLVMGVQCFGGELPFFFLSGFFIRKLGHSNAMSLVVAVFGVRYVLYYAITNPWVFLPVELLNGLTFGIFYATMTSYASQVAPPGMQATLQGIVGASFEGIGECVCVCVCLCGCFGVFLGVFGVFECFWSF; via the exons atgaAGCTTAAAATAGATATGAAATTATTGCCAATTAAGgcgcatttttttcttctctttgcag gTACGGCCCCCATGCTGCCGTTCCTCCCAGTGTACATCCGACAACAAGGCATTTCTCCCACTGGAATAAGCCTAATTTACACAGTTCTGCCGTTCTTAGGCCTAGTGAGCAAGGGGTTAAGTGGCTtcctctctgattggctgagaaTTCATCGCACTGTTTTCCTGTCGTCCATTGTCGTCTGCGCCCTTGGGTTCTtcag catctACTTCTGCCCTCCCATGCCAAGAGAGAGTGACCCCAAGCTAGCCAGCCTCAATATGACCTGTGGTGACCTCGGGAGTGACCTGACCTTCTGTGACCCCAGCCAGCGGTGTGCACGGGATGACTACCTGGCGACGCTGCCCAGTGACCTCCTTGTGACCTgccaa aTACaatgccaacaacaacaacgaccaccaccaccaccaccaccaccatccccaggaacagaagagaagagagagagagccgaacaacaacaacaacaacaacaacaacaacaacaacaacaacaactacaacaactctGCTTGCTGTGGGACGTCCAGCCTTGCCCTGACAAGCTAAATATGTCAGTTGTAACGAGCATAGGGTCGTTTAAGAGAACTTTTCATTGTACAAGCTTCCCTGTGGCCAATCTGACTGTGGAGGGGCAGGAG CTTGAAGACCTCACCTGTCCagtcaacaccaccaacaccaccacagtgACCCCCACCGTGACCTGCCAAGCGACCTGTGATGACCCAGCCCTCATGACCTTCCTAGGGGCACCCCCGACGAAGGCCCCAAGCACTTACGAAGAGGTCATAGGTCATGTACAGTTCTGGCTGCACATGATCTGCATGGTGGTGGCTTGGGCAGGGCTggcggtgtgtgtggtgatgtccGACACAATCTGCTTCCAGTTACTAG GAGCCCAGGGGGATCGGTACGGCGAGCAGCGTTTGTTTGGGTCCCTCGGATGGGGTACGCTTGTTGTCATCACCGGTGCCCTGATTGACTACGCCTCGCTTGGACAAACGGAGAAGGACTACACCCCTGCGTTTGTCCTCTCGCTTGCTATTCTGTTCATCGACCTGTTAGCTGCGACTAGACTTGAG GTGGAGGGGCGGGAGAAGGAGGTCGGAGCCAACGCGGGAACGGTCGTCAGGTTGATCTGCGAACCTCGTATTGTGCTGTTTATCctgtgctgtgtggtggtgggggtgtccACTGGCATTCTGTGGAcctaccag TTAATGTTGGTAGAGGATGTTGCCTTTGCCTGGGACTGCCACTTCTCCCACCTGAAGCTGCTGCAGGGACTTGTAATGGGTGTGCAATGTTTTGGTGGAGaactccccttcttcttcctctctggGTTCTTTATACGCAAACTGGGCCACTCCAATGCCATGtccctggtggtggcggtgttcgGTGTCCGCTACGTCCTGTACTACGCCATCACCAACCCCTGGGTGTTCCTACCGGTGGAGTTACTGAACGGACTGACCTTCGGAATCTTCTACGCCACCATGACGTCATACGCCAGTCAGGTCGCTCCTCCAGGGATGCAGGCGACTCTTCAGGGCATTGTGGGGGCGTCTTTCGAGGGcattggtgagtgtgtgtgtgtctgtgtgtgtttgtgtgggtgttttggggtgtttttgggtgtttttgg tgtttttgagtgtttttggtcattttAG